aaaggatgctcatcatcatgcgccactccggaggccaagatgatagggagaggctccttcccatgaggccgggcaatgggcagcgcactgggagcctcctcggctgcctcacagggccccgcgtcaactaccgaacgttgtacctgctgggacccccacgcttggcatccttcttcagcaccagcttgatgcctcggctcgcaccagaacccacaccacccacgtccgtaggagcaaccacctcccactgcgtagaaccttctgcaggagaaagaacaggaggtaaatcagacgcacaaccatcgtcaacagcagacacatggacatcagccaccaccagcaacgtagagcgcgaagcacccggaatcgccacatcatctcccgaagctccacctgcgtcgtagtcctccacgttagcccaagcagtagaagaacgcctggaacgcttgggcactggcggcACATCCTCAcaaccggaggcggacccagaaccacgggcctcacgaaccgggcgaaccaacgcccgtcctgcgggaaatcctcttcccgaaacaagttaacaggtgcagcaggttcctcagagcacccagcagcctgatgccctaactggccacactggaaacaagtacggggctgccgggcataatacacccgaacgtagtaacccagcagccggacagaagatgggatatccgaccgcaggcgcatacctaaggtacggacgttcgtctgcttcccagcatacttcccgaggaaagcgtgttcacccgcacactgatgacagcaccataccttccgaagaagcgccggagaaggtcttcagggaactccaggggcgcaccatgcacactgacatatgtcagggcaccacttcggtccgagaccgTAACGGAgtcggcgccatccggcaactgcaacgaacgcccttcgttccgccggaggaagtcccgatattcctcctcccgcacgaacttgacaatcacccggtgggctgtaacaagctcaactccatatacagcctccaccgggacacgaagcatgtcgcacatcaccaactcaatggccggataaccagccttgcacgagaattctagtcccacggaattcacctgcaaaacaggaggaattgcgaggccccccatgtcaaaacggccacgtcagcacgcagctaggcaggcaacaacactgggagggcagtgacgccccaccacctggcgaccaaatggcaaacaactccaacagccacggagggtcggtaaacgtcctcactccacggccgctAGCAGTCGACTCTCACTGTGTACCTAGTTGTTAAATGATTGGCGGGTggtattccagggaaaactacTCATAGTGGGTAAGACTTACCATAAGCTCCGGGAGGCGacggctctcagcctgctaacatgaCTCATCAGacgtctgttcctgtacccacctgtggtatataaaaaaaactaGTTGGAATAGTCAATCAGcgctaatcgaaaaacaattccaaaaataacaataaatatcCATTAGATATTTATGTTTGCAAATTAAATTCATAAACACTAACTATTCACATGGTGGATTGGCTGGCAGGGAGGAGGAACTATCGCCACTGCACACCATCCTGGTATTGTCTCTACTAGCCAATGGGGACCTAGTTCCCAGTCACCCAGCCACTCATCGAGCCAGACACCGCCGCCTCCATCCCAACCCGCCCAACCAAAGACAAAGCTGATTGGGCAGAGCACAGTAAAAGCTTTGATATCAACAGCCAGAATGACTGCTGGCAATAACCCCCGAGAATTTGTGAGGCTTTTGAAAATTCTTTACAAGGCGAATGGTCTCCCTACCTTCATTATTCCTGAAGAAGTCTTCAACGCTCCAGGTTCAACTCCAACAACTGACCCTGTAGAGGATGCCGACTCTACATCCGAcgacgacgattccgccactGCAATGCAGACTTCAGATCCTGTTCGGGTACCCACAGCTCACAAGACTCTGCCTCCTGTGACCCCCACTCCTGCAACAGTTCCAGTTACTaaccatgacatcactgtgaacgcgGCCACGCTTTCAGACATACTGTCGGCTCCTGCTCCATACgtttctccagctgctgctgtcccttcacccgtctcagtGACGAATTCCGCTGCAatcgacccttggtgtgaccctATAGAGGGTACCTACTATGCAGCCCccttctgctgcagtacctaccACTGCTACTCAACCTCCAAGAACTCaaccttcaagacatcaaccTTCAAGTACTCAACCTTCAAGAACTCTACCCCAGCGTGTCaaaacccctgctcttcactcatctgatgaatcggatgaAGACGTAtctgttggaacaccatcaccctcAAGGAAAGATCACTTCCAAGCATCAACACGAAAcgtgaccaccaagaccgacaagcccaaaaagaagaccaacgatcaaagtttggtgaaatcaacaagGAAGAAGACTActaacgaactgacttaacatcaacatctgacatcaaacctccactgccagctTCTTGCGTTCCCGGCCCCTGTGTGTACTGCAAATGACACCCTACTCAATTCAACTTCCATCTGATCAAGTTCAAAtccgcggtggttgggccaccgatctttcatcttccctcttcacctcatccccggatccttgctcaagattttTGCAGCCTCaccccgttcttccatcccctgcttgccagctctatggacgTTTTCAAGTTTCCGGTGAATTGGCTAGCCCGTTACTGGAGGAGGTAGACGTGGAATCTTGAGCTCCGCAGTCGTTCCCTGGTGCTGAGTGTGGGAGGGGGTTGTTTGGCGTGTCGGCGACATGGGGACTCCCCTACCCCCTTTTCCCTGGACCGAGACCATTGGTCTTGAATATTCTGGTCATGCATTGTACCCTGCACTTGAGATGGTGTTGTTGGCTGTGCTATGAGTTTGTGTGGCTGAGGTGTGCAAACTTCAGTTGTTAACGACCCACCGGGCACTTGTGAAGTTTCGCTCGGCGGTAGTTTATCGGGACTTCGTGGCTAGCTATGATGGGCGGACATTTACGCTCCCTGGAGACAATGGTACCGTCACTATTTCGGACCGCTGTTGCGCTGTGACATATATGGCGCTGCATAGTGTGCCTTTCGAGTTCTCGGAGGCCCTGCTCCGGAGGTATTTTGGCCAGTTTGGAACAGGGGTTTCCCTCCGAATAAACTCCGCCTCTACAGGCAGGTGGCGCGGGGTTTCATGTGGGACTCAGACTCTCACCATGTGGCTCAAGTCTCCTATTTCCTCTACGGTTACCTTGATGGGGTACATTATGCAGCCTTTTATGCAGAGCGGCCACGACAATGTTTTCGTTGTGTCCTAGAGGGCCACCAGGCTGCCACTTGCACTGGGGCCGCAGCTGCACCTGTTAATTTATTTCGAGAAGAGGATTTTCCCCCATTGGTGGCACAGGACCTGTCGcctagtgatggtgtgggtggggaggttcTCCTGCCGCCTGCTGACCTGATGGTGTTACCTGGTTCCTCAGCTGGTGTGCCGGAGCGTCCAGAAGGTGGTGTGCatgacggggtggtggtggtgtgtggggccccGCCCCCGCGGTTGGCGTCTTCACTGCCGCAGGATTCCTCGCCTCTCCATGCTTCTTCTCCTCTGCAGGTACATGCCTCTCCGCATGCTCCCTCGCCTGTGCTGGTCCCTTCAGCTACCTCCTCCTTCGTGTTGTTGAAGCTGAAATACTACAGGGTCGTGCTCGGCCAGCTATGAGGCAGCCTACCTCCGGCTCTTCTCGGGTGCCTCCTGTGGGGGGTGACAGTTCCAACGGACATTGACCGGTCTCGAAGCGTTCACGCACGGATTGCAGTGTATCGCCACCTCGAGACTGGGCTGAGGAATGTGAGGATAAGGAGTGTGCTGTTGTTTCCTCTGTAAGCTCTGCCTCCGTGGATCGTGTGGCTGAATCGGCCCCTGCGCTCCTTTCCGTGGGCGGCTGCCCCTAGTGATAGAGACctcgtcatttttttttttttatttataaaagatCCCAAGTACAAAACAGTAAAAGGCACAATAACAATACATGAAGACATTCAGGGGAAACATACAGGGAAAACATAACAAGGGAAAACACCATGAACACATGAAAAACAGACCAAACATACGTAAACCCCAAAAGTGAAGGAATCATGAAACAAAACAGGAAACCCCGAAACGGACACTGGATACATAACAAACGGAGAACACAAAAATAACACAAGaaataaataacaaataacaTAAAATACAGCCACACCCATAGCAATGaagagcaaaaatacaaaaaactaacaaccacaaccagcccaacaacccaaacacaggcACATATTGGTACATAAAGCATGAGGCCACGCAAACCCCAAGCACAGAGGCAAAAACACAGtaagaaacgtgaaaaaacacaGTAACAAAACAGCACCTAACAggcacacgcaggagccaggaataAACACCTACGCGCACACAAACGCAGGCACAAACACAGCCAGTCACACACACCCAGGCAGAAAGACAGAAGCACAGAAACACCACCAACCCTAAGGACTACACATATTTATCCGGGTACTCCTGCACCAGAAAGCGCAGGCAATAAGTCTCCCAAACTGCCATTTGAACATCAGATACCGGACGCCCAGGAGATGCACACGGCCGAATCATGAAATCCGGCCCCCCACTAAAAAATTTCTTCACCCGCGGAACCCAAATGGTAGCAGGGTCACACGGGATAGGACGCACCCGGACATCATAACTGACCAACAAAGAATTAGACTCATCTAACACTTCCTCGGCGGGCGAGAAGAGTGGGAGGGGCACCTCCCGAGGGGGCCGAGCATCGGAAAGCGCACCAGAAAACGCACGAGGCGGCTCACAGGGGGGATCCGCAGATGCACCGGGGCCCCCTCTCCCAGGAACAGGAGCAGAGCCCCCCCGATGCCAATCCTTCTTCAATATCACGACGAGGTCTCGGGCACCAGGGGCAGCCTCCCATGGAGGGGAGCCAACAGTGGAAGGCGAAGGGCTTGACACAGGAGGCAACTCAGAGCCCGCCACTGCAACCTCAACCATGTCTGCACACTCATCTGCCCACGCACGACGAGGCGACACAACCCGGTCCGTCCGGGAATGCTTTGGAACAGGTCTGAGGTCATCAGAACTATCGACCCCACAGGAGGCACCCGAGAAGAGCCAGCGGCAGCCCGCCCCACATCCGGGAGCGCACTACTGCGCAGAAGGGCATCCTCATCAACATGGGGGATAAGGCCTCTATCCACTGCAGAGACCGGAGTCGGAGAGACAACAGGTGCAACTGATGACAAGGAAGGGGCCCGCATAGGGGAGGGATCCCTCGATGATAGCAGGATAGGCAGAGGAGCAGGAGCGATCACAGGTGAAGAATCCTTCGGAGGCGAAGGGGTAGGCTGCGAGGGCGGtgccgcacacaccaccaccccctcacgtACAGAGCGAGGATCCACCAGCCAAGCACTACGTGAGCGCAAGGAAGGAAAATCAGCCGCATGAAATACAGAAGGCTCCATCGTGCGAGGCATGCTGCACCTGGCCGCAACGTGGCCCTCTTTACCACACCTGAAACAGGTGCGCGACTGGCCCTGATAGAATATTCTCATGGATAGCCTGCAGATGGAAACCCGGGAAGAAATGTCGACGGTGAGTCGCATGCCAAGCGTTAGCACTCCAAGACAGAGCCAATGCAGCCTCCCAAAACGTAAAAAGTTGAATCGATGCGTCCAAACCAAACCTGGCAAACTCGGAACGCAGTTCCTGCTCTGGGAAATCCACCGGCACACCGTGCACACTCACAAAAGTCAGCGGGCCCCATGGATCCGTCACCTGCACAGTCACAGCAGAATCTGGCAGCGTAAACGACTCATCATTTTAACGGCGCACAAAATCCAGGTAGCCGGCTGACGTGGCAAATTTCACCGCCATACGCATAGACGCAAGTTTCTCCAGGCCTAGAAGATCGGCGACCTTCACATTCAAAACGTCCTCTAACGCGACTGCTACGAGAGGCCAGTCCACAGGAGCTGAGAAAGCAAGCCCCACAGTATCTACATGGCGAAGCAGCCTACTCTCAGCCGCCGCCATGCCGCCAGCTGACACGCCGGTCAGTGGGCGGACCACgctaccaacaccaaaccaccccCACGCAGCGCCAAACATCCACTGGGAACGCGAGTGGCGACGACTGACCCCTCCAGTGGCGAGGCCTGGAATCAACCTCGTCATAGTGTTGATGAAGGATGTGTGCCGGGAGGCCTCTGCTCCTGTGCCTGGTGGAGGGGTCCTGGCGCGCCTGCGGCTTCCCCCCTGTGCGTCTCTCGGTGTGGAACCTTTTGCATGTACCGGTGTGCTACCCAGTGCGTGCCCCGGTGCACCTCCTGGTGGAAGGCTCCCTCGTGCGGGCCCCCGCAATGTGATCTCGGCGTCAGGAAAGTGATCAGTAGCACTCAGTCCTTGAAAATCGTTGTGGATGAGCGGGTGCGTCCTCTCCCATGGTGCTCAACTACTGTCTTGGTGCCACAGGCACGGGCTTTTGTTAATGACGTACCGGAGTACATGCCTGACATTTATGAATATACTGATGATCCAGTGTCCGATCACGAATTGCTGGCTTGGGATGTTTACTGCTTGTACTTTCCTGTGCAGGTCTTCCGGATAAATATGCGTAGCACTTATGTTTGATTTCTGTCCTCCCTGTATTTCTGTATTTTTGTATTTGTTGTTTGCTGTATGTAGGTTTGAACTGCTTGTTTGGTTCGGTCCATTTctttgttgggtgtgtggtggtgggtgtgtgtcattgtgtgtatgtgttgtttggatgtttgttcccggttcctgcgtgttccggtgTTTTTTGTTTGTGGGcttaggtgcgtgtgtgtgtgtggccagtgtttcAGGTTCCTGCACGTTCTGGTGTTATGATGTGTGTCTGCGAGTGGCTCTGTGCTTTTCTTATTTATTGTGTCATGTATTTTCCACCTGTCTTATTTGTCGTACGCTTCCTGTCCCGTGTCTGTTTATTCCGACTCCCGGTACCTGTGTGTTCCGGTTTTGTGTTTATATGCTTCGTTTTGTTTCCTTATCCTACTGATTTTGGATATTCTGTTTGTTGTCCTGTATTTATGTTTTTGTTGTTCCTGTCATTTTCTTTGTTCATTGTCCCATGTTTGTTGTTAAAAGACTGTGTACTGTTTTCCTGTTTttctgttttttgtttttatgtttttattttttccatgtgttttcctttatgtttatttttgtgtataattGTTGTATAGTTTGCATTTTCTTGTTTCCTTGTACAGCGTTTTGTGCCTTTGTTTTTATCTCGCTTTGTGTTATTATTCAGTACCTGTATGAGATTCCAGGCTTTGTGTTTCATGTTACTTGACTTTCCTTTTTTCTGTTCTTTATATTATGTTGTTATAGTTGTTTGTCTTTGTCTTTTTTACTTTTACGTTTTGCTTTTATGTATGTGGTGTTtctttaataaataaaaaaaactattCACACGATCCTATTTTGCTATTAACTTAATATTTCCACTTCTCTACTAGCACCATCTATCTTCTTCAATTGTGTACGTACATACGAACAAATATAAACATTAGAAACAAAACTAAATGATATAATCTATCATAAGAAATTAAATCATTATTTCCCCATCACgcaaccctccctcctcctcctcctcctcctcctccagctgaACAATGGTGTGTCCTCCAAGTGAGCGTCTTGGTAAAAGTTGAACTTAATAAAAGGTGAGATGGGGAAATTACAATTACTGCATAATGGAGAGTAAACACAAAACCTGAAGTTTAAAATAGTTGAGTTGGAAGGTATAGTTGAATGATATAGTAGAATTGGTAAGACAGAAGAGGCACACATGGGAGTGGGGTAGATGCAAACTCTGTTTGATGGGAGCAATGAAACAGAACaactgtttgatgtgttgaactgtatAAAGTTAGCTTAAATCATTTTAATAGGctaatgcccccccccctcattgcCTCTCCTACAAGGACTATTTTCAACTTTCACTGAAAATAAAACAGCAGAGAACCACATCTTATCAGTGTTGATATATTGAACGAAGTATGAAGAAAGGGAGGAAAATATTATCTTGAGAAATGAATGGGCTATTAGGTAAGTGCGCATCGTGAATGTCTCATATAAGGTGTTAGGTAGGTACTGGTAGGTGAGTACCCTCACTCATCCACACTCTCATCCTTCTGCTCACCCACATTACTGGTTAACCAGTCGTGCGCCGCCCTCCCTACCAGCTGGGCACACGCTCTCCCACTCCCGCTAATCTGACCATCCTCTCCAGGGGGTCTTGACACTCTCCCGAAAAATGGGTGAATTTTAATTACTGCAAATTATAGAGTATACACAATCATGTAGGTTAAATAGCTGAGTTGGAATGTATAGATCGATTAATTTAGTATAATTGATAAGACATAATATGTTTAAGATGGTAAACTTTAGATGCAAAAGAGTTTTGATGGATTAGAAAACTTAGTTATTTTGCAGTAATACAGCCCAGTAAATATTGATAATAATAAGACTCTATTATGGTATTATTACTCCACCATTCAATTCCAATTTGGATGGAATGTATAGTTAGGCCTGAGGACAGGGCCGAAGGTCAAGTGGGCTCATTAACTGTCGAGGGTAGCGCGTTGCAGGTGTCTGGGACGTGGGGGCGGTGGCAAGTGTTGACAGGATGTGTGTTTCAGGTATTGCTAACAGGCGGTTGTAGTAGGCAGGGGGTGGTAAGTGGTGCtgtaggtggtgttggtaagtgtgctgtaggtggtgttggtaagtggtgctgtaggtggtgttggtaagtggtgctgtaggtggtgcTTGTAGGCTGTGGAGGATCATGGTGATGAGGAATTGTGATTGAGGATCAAGATGATTTAGACACTGTGGTGAGCGGTAGAATGTGTAGCCCAGTGCAAGTAGCCCAGTATAATGCATCTGAGTGGTACTCATCAACTCCAGAGACTGAACCTCTGTGGATATTTATCCCTTATTATGGAACTTGAGGATCTGTGACTAGAGGTAAAAATCATCCTCTAAGGTTATCCTAATCATATAACTACGAATCCTTACACTAGAATGAATAGGAGTTTACTATGTACAAAATACGACTGATTAAAACTAGTAAGACAGATTGTAGGAGCTAAAGTCTCTAAAAAAATATAGATGACCCTTAAACAATCTCTCCTCGGGTCGATATGACCGCGGCCGGAATATCAAACTGGGTCATCGAAGTTTACTACGTTCAAAATACGACTGTTTAAACTACTAAGAcatctcaggatgggtatggggtgcataataaagaagacATTAAACCATCCTCACCTGAGAACAGCGCGGGTGGTGACGTATGGTGGCATACTCGTACACCCACCCCAAGTGCATCAATTACGCACATCTGGCACGGCCACGCGTCATCCATCTGTCTTCTCATTCTCAGAGTGGAAGGGACCCTCGTCGTCGTCATTCTCGAGGAAAACGGTCACCCACACATGGATCGTGCACACACTTCACGATttgcagacgatttttttttttggtatttaTTTTCACATGCATGGCATGCTAAGCAATACAAGAAATGAAACACAAGGGAAAAACAGCAAAGTACAAAAGCACACATGGTAAGGGCACACAATAAGACAGAAACACGTAAAGCATTACATAAAACAGAACATTAGACTCCGTATTTGTGCGGAAACTGATTTCTCGGAAATCGCATACCGTATACCTCCCAGCGCAGCCAGTCAGCAGGCCGCACCTCACTACTAGAATACACAGAAGGGTGTTCCATAAAATCCGGACCCTCTGACACGAAGGCATGCACACGGGGCACCCAAATAGTAGAAGGGTCTATTGGAAGCGGTACCAGACGCTCCCACATGATGGGCGGCCGGagattaataaaataattagtcaGATTCTCAACAGGCAGAATCCCAACACCAGGCACAGCCCCCTTTGAACGTGCAACCATGTCCCGGGAACGAGGCGGCAGCACAGGGGCCCCCGCCGGAAAACCAACAGAACCAGGCACCGGCACAGACCCCCTACGGCGTACATCCTTCTTCAAGACCACCACAAGGCCTTGACTCGCACCAGCATCCTTACCATCCACCTCAGGAGGTATCACCCCCTACTGCGGAGAAACCCCTGCAGCAAAAAAAAAACAGATGTTAAATCGGAAACACTACCATCGGCAGTAGCAGTAATCACGTGAactcagccaccaccatcactgtagacacgaactccccagacaccacccCACCAACATCAGGGGACTCGCAATCATCAAAAACAGCCACGTCGGCCCAGGCAGAAGGAGGACGCTGCGAAAGCTTGGGATCCGGCTGCACGTCATCAGAGCTGGAGGCGGAACCATAAGCACGGATACCACAAGGCGGGTGCACCGGTGCACGACGTAAGACATCAGCAGCCTCAACGACATGGGGGACCAGCCACAACACAGCAGGAGGCCCCGAACCGACAAGGCGCAGAAGGTTGA
This portion of the Procambarus clarkii isolate CNS0578487 chromosome 59, FALCON_Pclarkii_2.0, whole genome shotgun sequence genome encodes:
- the LOC138353719 gene encoding uncharacterized protein, whose product is MTAGNNPREFVRLLKILYKANGLPTFIIPEEVFNAPGSTPTTDPVEDADSTSDDDDSATAMQTSDPVRVPTAHKTLPPVTPTPATVPVTNHDITVNAATLSDILSAPAPYVSPAAAVPSPVSVTNSAAIDPWCDPIEGTYYAAPFCCSTYHCYSTSKNSTFKTSTFKYSTFKNSTPACQNPCSSLI